A DNA window from Brenneria izadpanahii contains the following coding sequences:
- the nuoG gene encoding NADH-quinone oxidoreductase subunit NuoG, translated as MATIHVDGKEYEVNGADNLLEACLSLGLDIPYFCWHPALGSVGSCRLCAVKQYQNAEDTRGRLVMSCMTPATEGTFIAIEDEEAKLFRKTIVEFLMTNHPHDCPVCEEGGNCHLQDMTVMTGQNFRRYRFTKRTHRNQDLGPFISHEMNRCIACYRCVRYYKDYADGTDLGVYGAHDNVYFGRLEDGALESEFSGNLVEVCPTGVFTDKTHSERYNRKWDMQFAPSVCQQCSIGCNTSPGERYGELRRIENRFNGSINHYFLCDRGRFGYGYVNLKDRPKHPFQRRGNDVIELTAEQAVDGAADLLRRAKKTIGIGSPRASIESNFALRELVGAENFYTGIARDEQKRLQLILKVLQEGGVRTPALREIESYDAVLVLGEDLTQTGARIALAVRQAVKGKAREMAAAQKVADWQIAAIMNIGQHAKHPLFITNVDNTRLDDIAAWNYRAPVADQARLGFAIAHALDDNAPAVTDLADGLDQKVDIIVQALVGAKKPLIISGTNAGSEEIIAAAANVAKALKSRGSDVGITFVASAANSIGLSMMSGGSLNDALAQLENGDADSVVVLENDLYRHAPAARIDAALEKAGNVIVLDHQRTRIMDKASIVLSAASFAESDGTLINQEGRAQRFFQVYDPAYYDNSVVMLESWRWLHSLFTTYNSRKIDWTQLDHVIDACIDAMPQLAAIKQAAPDASFRIRGQKLARSPNRSSGRTSMRANISVHEPRQPQDKDTMFAFSMEGNNSPLADRQQIPFAWSPGWNSPQAWNKFQDEVGGHLRHGDPGVRMIEAGEGSLAYFDNIPAAFVAQSGSWRVAPYYHLFGSDEMSQRSAVIQQRMPEPYVMVNPADAAVLGVNPGTLVELRCDGQTLRLPLRLSDGLSQGQVGLPLGLPGIAPVLAGATVESLREAAQ; from the coding sequence ATGGCTACTATTCATGTAGACGGCAAAGAGTATGAAGTAAATGGAGCGGACAACCTTCTTGAAGCTTGCCTGTCTCTAGGACTTGATATTCCTTACTTTTGCTGGCACCCGGCGCTGGGAAGCGTTGGATCCTGCCGCCTGTGCGCGGTAAAGCAATACCAGAACGCGGAGGATACCCGCGGTCGGCTGGTGATGTCTTGCATGACACCGGCCACCGAGGGGACGTTCATTGCGATTGAAGACGAAGAAGCGAAGTTATTCCGCAAAACGATAGTCGAGTTTCTGATGACCAACCACCCGCATGACTGTCCGGTGTGCGAGGAGGGGGGAAACTGTCATTTGCAGGATATGACGGTAATGACGGGGCAGAATTTCCGCCGCTACCGTTTTACCAAGCGTACTCACCGCAATCAGGATCTCGGCCCTTTCATTTCTCATGAGATGAACCGCTGCATCGCCTGCTACCGCTGTGTTCGTTACTACAAAGATTATGCGGATGGCACCGATCTTGGCGTATATGGCGCGCACGATAACGTCTACTTCGGTCGTCTGGAGGATGGCGCGTTGGAAAGCGAGTTTTCCGGCAACCTGGTTGAGGTTTGTCCTACCGGGGTATTCACCGACAAAACGCATTCCGAACGTTACAACCGTAAGTGGGATATGCAGTTTGCGCCGAGCGTTTGCCAGCAGTGCAGCATTGGCTGCAACACCAGCCCGGGTGAGCGTTATGGCGAACTGCGGCGTATTGAAAACCGCTTCAACGGCAGCATAAACCACTACTTCTTATGCGATCGCGGCCGTTTTGGCTACGGTTACGTCAATCTGAAAGATCGTCCCAAACACCCGTTCCAACGCCGCGGCAATGACGTGATCGAACTGACGGCCGAACAGGCGGTGGACGGCGCGGCCGATCTGCTGCGTCGGGCGAAGAAAACCATTGGGATAGGCTCACCGCGCGCCAGCATTGAAAGTAATTTCGCGTTGCGCGAATTGGTCGGAGCGGAAAACTTTTACACCGGCATCGCCCGCGATGAACAAAAACGTCTGCAACTGATCCTGAAAGTGTTGCAGGAAGGCGGCGTGCGTACCCCGGCCCTGCGTGAGATCGAAAGTTACGATGCCGTTCTGGTGCTGGGCGAAGATTTGACGCAGACCGGGGCTCGCATTGCATTAGCGGTTCGCCAGGCGGTGAAGGGTAAAGCGCGTGAAATGGCCGCGGCTCAGAAAGTGGCTGACTGGCAGATAGCGGCCATCATGAACATCGGTCAGCATGCCAAACATCCTCTGTTTATCACTAACGTGGATAATACCCGCCTGGATGACATCGCCGCCTGGAACTACCGCGCACCGGTCGCCGATCAGGCTCGGTTGGGATTCGCCATCGCCCATGCGCTGGATGACAACGCGCCGGCGGTGACGGATCTGGCCGACGGGCTCGACCAGAAAGTGGATATCATCGTTCAGGCGCTGGTCGGCGCGAAAAAGCCGCTGATTATTTCCGGAACCAACGCCGGCAGTGAAGAGATTATCGCCGCCGCCGCCAACGTAGCGAAAGCGCTTAAGTCCCGCGGTTCTGATGTGGGTATCACCTTCGTCGCTTCCGCGGCAAACAGCATTGGTTTGTCGATGATGAGCGGCGGTTCATTGAATGATGCGTTGGCGCAGTTGGAAAACGGCGATGCCGACAGCGTCGTGGTGCTGGAGAACGATCTCTATCGCCATGCGCCTGCGGCGCGTATTGATGCGGCGCTGGAGAAAGCCGGCAATGTGATTGTGCTGGATCATCAGCGGACTCGCATCATGGATAAAGCCAGTATTGTTCTATCGGCGGCAAGCTTTGCGGAAAGCGACGGTACGCTAATTAACCAGGAAGGCCGCGCTCAGCGCTTTTTCCAGGTTTATGACCCCGCTTATTACGACAACAGCGTCGTGATGCTGGAAAGCTGGCGCTGGCTGCACTCGCTGTTTACTACCTATAACAGCCGTAAAATCGACTGGACGCAGCTCGATCATGTCATTGATGCCTGTATTGATGCGATGCCGCAACTGGCGGCGATTAAACAGGCCGCGCCTGATGCGTCGTTCAGAATTCGCGGGCAGAAGCTGGCGCGTTCTCCGAACCGCTCCAGCGGACGTACTTCAATGCGCGCCAATATCAGCGTGCATGAGCCGCGTCAGCCGCAGGATAAAGACACCATGTTCGCCTTCTCCATGGAAGGGAATAACAGCCCGTTAGCCGATCGCCAGCAAATTCCTTTTGCCTGGTCGCCGGGTTGGAACTCACCGCAGGCATGGAACAAATTCCAGGATGAAGTCGGCGGTCATTTGCGCCACGGCGATCCGGGGGTACGAATGATTGAAGCGGGCGAGGGCTCGTTGGCATATTTCGACAACATCCCGGCGGCGTTTGTCGCTCAATCAGGAAGCTGGCGTGTGGCACCGTATTATCACCTGTTCGGCAGCGATGAAATGTCGCAGCGTTCAGCGGTGATTCAACAGCGGATGCCCGAACCTTACGTCATGGTCAATCCGGCTGATGCGGCCGTACTGGGCGTCAATCCCGGCACGCTGGTCGAACTGCGCTGTGATGGTCAGACGTTGCGTTTGCCGCTGCGGTTAAGCGACGGGTTGAGTCAGGGACAGGTTGGTTTGCCGCTGGGGCTGCCGGGCATCGCGCCGGTGCTGGCGGGCGCAACCGTTGAAAGTCTGCGGGAGGCTGCACAATGA
- the nuoH gene encoding NADH-quinone oxidoreductase subunit NuoH, with protein MSWLTPDLLEILSSVGKAVVILLVVVTCGAFMSMGERKLLGLFQGRYGPNRVGWGGSLQLVADMIKMFFKEDWVPRFTDKVIFTLAPMIAFTSLLLSFAIVPVSPTWGVSDLNIGILFFLMMAGLAVYAVLFAGWSSNNKYSLLGAVRASAQTLSYEVFLGLSLMGVVAQAGSFNMNDIVESQAHLWNVIPQFFGFITFAIAGVAVCHRHPFDQPEAEQELADGYHIEYSGMKFGLFFVGEYIGIVTVSALIVTLFFGGWHGPFLPPFVWFALKTAFFMMMFILIRAALPRPRYDQVMAFGWKVCLPITLLNLLATAAVILYNAQ; from the coding sequence ATGAGTTGGTTAACACCGGATCTCCTGGAAATATTGAGTTCTGTTGGAAAGGCGGTCGTTATCCTGCTGGTCGTCGTGACCTGCGGGGCGTTTATGAGTATGGGCGAACGTAAGCTTCTGGGGTTGTTCCAGGGGCGTTACGGGCCGAATCGGGTAGGTTGGGGCGGTTCGCTGCAGCTTGTCGCCGATATGATCAAAATGTTCTTCAAAGAAGACTGGGTGCCAAGATTTACCGACAAAGTTATCTTCACTTTGGCGCCAATGATCGCATTTACCTCATTATTGCTGTCTTTCGCCATTGTTCCCGTCAGCCCGACCTGGGGCGTATCTGATCTGAACATTGGGATCCTGTTCTTCCTGATGATGGCCGGATTGGCGGTTTACGCCGTGCTGTTTGCCGGCTGGTCGAGCAACAACAAATACTCCCTGTTGGGGGCGGTGCGCGCTTCCGCTCAGACGCTGAGCTATGAAGTGTTTCTTGGCTTGTCGCTGATGGGGGTGGTCGCCCAGGCCGGTTCTTTCAATATGAATGATATTGTCGAATCGCAGGCGCATTTGTGGAACGTCATTCCGCAGTTCTTTGGCTTTATCACTTTCGCCATTGCGGGCGTGGCGGTGTGTCACCGGCATCCGTTTGACCAGCCTGAAGCGGAACAGGAACTGGCGGACGGTTACCACATTGAATATTCCGGGATGAAATTCGGGCTGTTCTTCGTTGGTGAATATATCGGTATCGTCACGGTCTCCGCGCTTATCGTCACTCTGTTCTTCGGGGGTTGGCACGGTCCGTTCCTGCCGCCGTTCGTCTGGTTTGCGCTGAAAACGGCCTTCTTCATGATGATGTTTATTCTGATTCGTGCCGCGCTGCCCCGTCCGCGTTATGACCAGGTGATGGCTTTCGGCTGGAAAGTTTGTCTGCCGATAACGTTACTGAACCTGCTGGCGACAGCCGCGGTCATTTTGTACAACGCTCAATAA
- the nuoI gene encoding NADH-quinone oxidoreductase subunit NuoI: MTLKDLVIGFGTQIRSICMVGSNAFRKRETRMYPEEPVNPPPRYRGRIVLTRDPDGAERCVACNLCAVACPVGCISLQKAETKDGRWYPEFFRINFSRCIFCGFCEEACPTTAIQLTPDFEMGDYKRQDLVYEKEDLLISGPGKYPEYNFYRMAGMAIDGKDKGEAENEAKPIDVKGLLP; encoded by the coding sequence ATGACATTAAAAGATTTAGTGATTGGTTTCGGCACCCAGATACGCAGTATCTGTATGGTGGGATCGAACGCTTTCAGAAAGCGCGAAACCAGAATGTATCCTGAAGAACCCGTGAATCCGCCGCCGCGTTATCGCGGCCGTATCGTGCTGACGCGCGATCCGGATGGCGCTGAGCGTTGCGTGGCCTGTAACCTGTGTGCGGTGGCTTGTCCGGTCGGCTGCATCTCCTTACAGAAAGCGGAAACCAAAGATGGCCGCTGGTATCCCGAATTTTTCCGTATCAATTTCTCGCGTTGTATTTTCTGTGGTTTCTGTGAAGAGGCTTGCCCGACCACAGCCATTCAATTGACGCCGGATTTTGAAATGGGGGATTACAAACGTCAGGATCTGGTTTACGAAAAAGAAGATTTGCTGATATCGGGGCCGGGTAAATATCCGGAATATAACTTCTACCGGATGGCCGGCATGGCGATCGATGGGAAAGACAAAGGCGAAGCTGAAAACGAAGCTAAACCTATCGATGTTAAAGGCCTATTGCCCTAA
- the nuoJ gene encoding NADH-quinone oxidoreductase subunit J, which translates to MEFAFYIAGLIAVVATLRVITHTNPVHALLYLIVSLIAVACVFFSLGAYFAGALEIIVYAGAIMVLFVFVVMMLNLGNTVVEQERAWLKPSVWIGPALLSLVLLVVIVKGILSLDDQGIAGEMVDAKSVGITLFGPYVLAVELASMLLLAGLVVAFHVGREDKRGEVISKETANQNVDNKITGERA; encoded by the coding sequence ATGGAATTCGCTTTTTATATTGCGGGCCTGATTGCAGTAGTGGCGACGTTGCGCGTCATCACTCATACCAATCCCGTGCATGCGCTGTTGTATCTGATCGTTTCTCTCATTGCCGTCGCGTGTGTATTTTTCTCGCTGGGCGCCTACTTTGCGGGGGCGCTGGAGATCATCGTTTACGCGGGCGCCATCATGGTGCTGTTCGTGTTTGTGGTGATGATGCTCAACCTGGGCAATACCGTGGTCGAGCAGGAACGGGCATGGCTTAAGCCCAGCGTATGGATCGGCCCTGCATTATTGTCGCTGGTTTTGCTGGTGGTGATAGTGAAGGGCATCTTAAGTCTGGACGATCAGGGCATCGCCGGAGAAATGGTGGACGCCAAGTCGGTGGGTATCACCTTGTTCGGCCCTTATGTTCTCGCTGTCGAGTTGGCTTCAATGCTGCTGTTGGCAGGGCTGGTGGTTGCGTTCCATGTCGGTCGTGAAGACAAACGGGGCGAGGTCATCAGCAAAGAAACCGCGAACCAGAATGTTGATAATAAAATAACAGGGGAACGCGCATGA
- the nuoK gene encoding NADH-quinone oxidoreductase subunit NuoK, whose product MIPLQHGLILAAILFVLGLTGLVIRRNLLFMLISLEIMINAAALAFVVAGSYWHQADGQVMYILAITLAASEASIGLALLLQLYRRRQNLNIDTVSEMRG is encoded by the coding sequence ATGATTCCGTTACAACATGGTTTGATTTTGGCCGCCATCTTGTTCGTTTTGGGGCTGACTGGGTTGGTTATCCGCCGTAACTTGCTGTTTATGCTGATAAGCCTTGAAATAATGATCAACGCCGCGGCGTTGGCGTTTGTGGTTGCAGGCAGCTACTGGCATCAGGCGGATGGACAGGTGATGTATATTCTGGCGATTACGCTGGCGGCGTCTGAAGCCAGCATCGGGTTGGCGTTGTTGCTGCAACTGTACCGCCGCCGCCAGAATCTGAATATTGATACAGTCAGTGAGATGCGCGGATGA